From the genome of Streptacidiphilus sp. PB12-B1b:
CGGCGCGTGCTGCATCACCTGGTGGAAGTAGTCCAGCGCCTGGGTGACCTTGGCGGAGCTCCAGTCGGCGCCGGGGTGCCACAGCGCCGACCAACCGGCCGCGCCCAGCGTGCCGATCAGCATGGCCTCCATCACGTGCTGGAGCTGCCAGGACTCGGAGGGGTCGCGGGAGATGGCCAGCGGGATGTGCCCGGCGTCGTGGGCCTTGCCCAGGGCGTCGATGAACTCCGGGATGGTCTTCGGGCCGGTGGGTATGGAGAGCTTGTCGCAGAGCCGCCGGTTGGACCAGAGCACGTTGATGTGGTGGATGTCCACCGGCACCGAGTAGTACCGGCCGTTGCGCTGGATCAGCTTCAGCACATCCTGGTTGAAGGTCTTGTCCCACCCGTTCTGCTGGTACAGGAAGGTGACGTCCTCCAACTGCCCGGCGGTGATGTAGTCGCCGACCATCTCCCCGGCCTGGGCCTGGAAGGTGTCCGGCGGCTGCCCCGCGGCCAGCCGCTTCGCCAGCAGCGCCTTGGCGTTGGTGCCGGCGCCGCCGGCCACCGCCTCGTTGACGAACTGGATGTTCGGGTTGTGCAGGTTGAAGTTGGCCTTGAGCGCGTCCAGGGCCTGGAGCTCGCCGCCCGCCGTCCACCAGGAGAAGACCTGGAGCGAGGTGGCCGCGCCGTTCAGGCCGGTGGTCGCCTTGGTGCCGCTGCCGCACGCGGAGAGCAGACCGGCCCCTGCGGTGGCGCCCGCGGCGGCGAGGAACGTGCGGCGACTGATGGTCATGGTGTGTGAGGTCTCCCTGTTGTGCGGCGAGCGCGTCGTGCTGCCCCCGCGCAGGCAGCACCTGGTCCGTCCATGCCGTCGCCCGGTCCGGGAACTGAGGGAGGAGTCCGCTGGACCCGGCATGAATTGTCCGTCACACGCTCGGATGAATGAGCATCATCTGACAGGTCAGCAGGGGTTTCCGTCAAGCCGGCATTCGCTCTGCGAGACACGGTTGGGCAACAATGCGGCGCACCGGAGAAATGGAATTGCCACCACTCGGGGTGGTGTTTCTACAGGCCAGGGACGGATCGCACGAGATCGCCGCGAATGGTCACGGAAACGACCGGCGGCCGGTGGACGTGTCGGATATCACCCCGTTCGACACCTCCACCGGCCGCCCTCGGCGCCGCTCGGCCTACCTCGCGGCGTCCGCCTCCAGCACCGACGGGGTCACCGCACCCGCGTACACCGTGCCATCGGCGGTGACCAGCACGTTCACCAACTTGGTCGAGACCAATGTGCCGCCCGCGACCGGCTTGCCGAACTCCTTCAGCGCGCTCATCGCCCCGGCCTCGCTGCCTCCGGCGCTGCCACTCCCGGCCGCACTGCTCCCGGCCGGCTGCGCGGACGGCTTCACCACCCAGACCGTGCTCCAGCCGCTGCCGGTGGTGCTCACCGCGGGCGCGCCCGCGCCGCCGTGCGGCAGCGAGGCCGCGCCGGACGGCCGCTGCCACGGCGTGCGGCCCGGCTGCGAGCCCTGCGGCGGCTGCGCCGGGAGTGCCTGCTGCACCACCGTCGCCCCGCTCGGCGGGGTGAAGCCGTAGTCGGACGCGCTCTGGTGCGCGAACGAGACGGTGCTGAAGGCGACGTCCAGGATCGGGTCGCTGCCGTCCGACGGCAGCACCCGCACCTCCAGCGGCATTCCGTTGGCCGCGTCCACCGCGATCCTGACCTCGCCGACCGTCGAGCCCGAGCCCTTCGGCCGGACACTCAGCTCGTACACGGACTGCCCGGCCACCTTCGACTGCCCGGCGACCGAAACCGTCGTGGACGAACCGAGTGCCTTCAACGCGTCGGCCGCCGCCTGCTGCGGGTCCAGCGAGGGGTGCGCGGACGGCGTTGCGGAGCCCGCGCCGATCCCGGTCAGGTGCGTGGCGGTGCGGTTCCGAGCGTCGTACGCCCAGGCCGAACTGCCGTTGCGGACCAGGGAGAAGGCCGCGCCCTGGTCGGTGGAG
Proteins encoded in this window:
- a CDS encoding ABC transporter substrate-binding protein → MTISRRTFLAAAGATAGAGLLSACGSGTKATTGLNGAATSLQVFSWWTAGGELQALDALKANFNLHNPNIQFVNEAVAGGAGTNAKALLAKRLAAGQPPDTFQAQAGEMVGDYITAGQLEDVTFLYQQNGWDKTFNQDVLKLIQRNGRYYSVPVDIHHINVLWSNRRLCDKLSIPTGPKTIPEFIDALGKAHDAGHIPLAISRDPSESWQLQHVMEAMLIGTLGAAGWSALWHPGADWSSAKVTQALDYFHQVMQHAPGTGGNMSWDQVSAQVAKGQAAYQIMGDWTEASFTVTFNLQPHIDYDWAPSPGTAGIFDFASDCFTLPKGAKHRDATIAWLTECGSQEGQDSFTTVKGAIPPRAHVGTQERTLFDTYLQWSLDEWTKDTIVGSLTHGVMAPGAWNNDILTAIGGYLTDPDTGKLQSALVQAATKHFSAV
- a CDS encoding DUF2092 domain-containing protein, whose amino-acid sequence is MGNSSGSDPEQGGAGGDLPGAAAAPERPRGRRGRVLVPAAIAGAAAAALIAVPVFAASSDLPSVTAQQLLAKMLASRVQTFSGTVQSSVDLGLPSQLVSALPSALASAGGSAPGRASGSGSASASAQAQAQGEAQAEQELASLLSGTHLFTVAADGPTRQRVVSTDQGAAFSLVRNGSSAWAYDARNRTATHLTGIGAGSATPSAHPSLDPQQAAADALKALGSSTTVSVAGQSKVAGQSVYELSVRPKGSGSTVGEVRIAVDAANGMPLEVRVLPSDGSDPILDVAFSTVSFAHQSASDYGFTPPSGATVVQQALPAQPPQGSQPGRTPWQRPSGAASLPHGGAGAPAVSTTGSGWSTVWVVKPSAQPAGSSAAGSGSAGGSEAGAMSALKEFGKPVAGGTLVSTKLVNVLVTADGTVYAGAVTPSVLEADAAR